A window of Drosophila subobscura isolate 14011-0131.10 chromosome E, UCBerk_Dsub_1.0, whole genome shotgun sequence contains these coding sequences:
- the LOC117891292 gene encoding uncharacterized protein LOC117891292 isoform X12, with amino-acid sequence MISSLISRLLILFFGTLYPAYASYKAVRTKNVKEYVKWMMYWIVFAFFTCIETFTDIFISWFPFYYEVKVVLVFWLLSPATKGSSTLYRKFVHPMLTRHEQEIDEYLTQAKERGYTAVLQLGSKGVKYATNVIMQTAVKGGGNLVQTIKRSYSLSDLSEPDMHRTQDELDEVMRSSMSSSVVMRTQPTATRLLRPRNHTPVGRSASGTRHSTGMYFTEVDVTAKNAGDFNYNIRSQDDISSGYSSAEPISGLSRTSSMTNASKGRVKSKRNELLEEMRDEVYLENQLYFQGVRQQEPEELQGLDHMERITHHELDEEQEDVDVDPDEVEDDFYEALPLLGADEAEKASELELLSCEEPKKEEPFEETTHDAIKEEPTEHLFPTETTTKTLQTDASTESKLTNELPSVIDPFLLVIRSSVTETDSIVDPEPSDRSRPVSPRELRDTLEEIKHSFRAQLESELQLSPSPSPSLRPRAVHGKGRAPPPPLPPKRHSLSPQPDAISQTSTGSVEQRKSGQIHVC; translated from the exons ATGATCAGCAGCTTGATTTCGCGACTTCTCAT ATTGTTCTTCGGCACCCTGTACCCGGCCTATGCCTCATACAAGGCAGTGCGCACCAAGAACGTGAAGGAATAT GTAAAATGGATGATGTACTGGATtgtctttgcatttttcacatGCATTGAAACATTCACAGACATCTTTATATCCTGGTTTCCATTCTACTATGAAGTGAAAGTGGTCCTCGTGTTCTGGCTGCTGTCGCCAGCCACAAAGGGCAGCTCCACATTGTATCGCAAGTTTGTGCATCCCATGTTGACGCGCCACGAACAG GAAATCGACGAGTATTTGACTCAGGCCAAGGAGCGTGGCTATACGGCGGTGCTACAGCTGGGCTCCAAGGGAGTCAAATATGCCACAAATGTCATCATGCAGACGGCCGTAAAG GGCGGCGGCAATCTGGTGCAGACGATCAAGCGGAGCTACAGCCTCAGCGATCTGAGTGAGCCAGATATGCATCGCACCCAGGATGAGCTGGACGAGGTGATGAGATCGTCCATGTCCTCGTCGGTGGTGATGCGCACACAGCCAACTGCAACACGTCTCCTGCGGCCACGCAATCACACGCCCGTCGGCAGATCCGCCAGCGGCACGCGTCACTCCACCGGGATGTACTTCACCGAGGTCGATGTGACCGCCAAGAATGCGGGTGACTTCAA CTACAACATACGCAGCCAGGATGACATTAGCTCTGGCTACTCCAGTGCCGAGCCCATCAGTGGGCTCAGTCGCACATCCTCCATGACAAATGCTTCCAAGGGACGTGTCAAGTCCAAGCGCAATGAG TTGCTGGAGGAGATGAGGGACGAGGTTTATTTGGAGAATCAGCTTTACTTTCAAGGTGTGCGCCAGCAAGAGCCAGAAGAACTGCAGGGCTTGGACCACATGGAGAGGATTACACATCATGAATTGGATGAGGAGCAAGaggatgtagatgtagatccAGATGAGGTTGAGGATGACTTCTATGAAGCCTTGCCATTGCTGGGTGCAGATGAAGCAGAGAAAGCTTCAGAACTGGAACTTCTGTCATGCGAAGAACCAAAGAAAGAAGAACCATTTGAAGAAACAACCCATGATGCCATTAAGGAAGAGCCAACAGAGCATTTGTTTCCCACTGAAACCACGACAAAAACATTGCAAACAGATGCCTCTACCGAGAGCAAACTGACAAATGAACTACCATCCGTCATAGATCCTTTTCTGCTGGTGATACGCTCCTCAGTCACAGAGACAGACTCAATTGTAGATCCAGAACCATCCGATCGATCTAGACCAGTGTCGCCACGGGAACTACGCGACACCTTGGAGGAGATCAAGCACAGCTTTCGGGCCCAACTGGAGtcagagctgcagctgtcaCCCTCTCCCTCCCCGTCGCTGCGTCCAAGGGCTGTGCATGGCAAGGGCCGAGCTCCGCCGCCTCCGCTGCCACCCAAGCGCCACTCGCTGAGTCCGCAGCCAGATGCCATTAGCCAGACATCGACGGGCAGTGTGGAGCAGCGCAAGTCAG GACAAATCCATGTCTGCTAG
- the LOC117891292 gene encoding uncharacterized protein LOC117891292 isoform X5, with protein MISSLISRLLILFFGTLYPAYASYKAVRTKNVKEYVKWMMYWIVFAFFTCIETFTDIFISWFPFYYEVKVVLVFWLLSPATKGSSTLYRKFVHPMLTRHEQEIDEYLTQAKERGYTAVLQLGSKGVKYATNVIMQTAVKGGGNLVQTIKRSYSLSDLSEPDMHRTQDELDEVMRSSMSSSVVMRTQPTATRLLRPRNHTPVGRSASGTRHSTGMYFTEVDVTAKNAGDFNYNIRSQDDISSGYSSAEPISGLSRTSSMTNASKGRVKSKRNELLEEMRDEVYLENQLYFQGVRQQEPEELQGLDHMERITHHELDEEQEDVDVDPDEVEDDFYEALPLLGADEAEKASELELLSCEEPKKEEPFEETTHDAIKEEPTEHLFPTETTTKTLQTDASTESKLTNELPSVIDPFLLVIRSSVTETDSIVDPEPSDRSRPVSPRELRDTLEEIKHSFRAQLESELQLSPSPSPSLRPRAVHGKGRAPPPPLPPKRHSLSPQPDAISQTSTGSVEQRKSGIGQLFQNIKANVLRNKANPSQQAAPDEPLAGRETEI; from the exons ATGATCAGCAGCTTGATTTCGCGACTTCTCAT ATTGTTCTTCGGCACCCTGTACCCGGCCTATGCCTCATACAAGGCAGTGCGCACCAAGAACGTGAAGGAATAT GTAAAATGGATGATGTACTGGATtgtctttgcatttttcacatGCATTGAAACATTCACAGACATCTTTATATCCTGGTTTCCATTCTACTATGAAGTGAAAGTGGTCCTCGTGTTCTGGCTGCTGTCGCCAGCCACAAAGGGCAGCTCCACATTGTATCGCAAGTTTGTGCATCCCATGTTGACGCGCCACGAACAG GAAATCGACGAGTATTTGACTCAGGCCAAGGAGCGTGGCTATACGGCGGTGCTACAGCTGGGCTCCAAGGGAGTCAAATATGCCACAAATGTCATCATGCAGACGGCCGTAAAG GGCGGCGGCAATCTGGTGCAGACGATCAAGCGGAGCTACAGCCTCAGCGATCTGAGTGAGCCAGATATGCATCGCACCCAGGATGAGCTGGACGAGGTGATGAGATCGTCCATGTCCTCGTCGGTGGTGATGCGCACACAGCCAACTGCAACACGTCTCCTGCGGCCACGCAATCACACGCCCGTCGGCAGATCCGCCAGCGGCACGCGTCACTCCACCGGGATGTACTTCACCGAGGTCGATGTGACCGCCAAGAATGCGGGTGACTTCAA CTACAACATACGCAGCCAGGATGACATTAGCTCTGGCTACTCCAGTGCCGAGCCCATCAGTGGGCTCAGTCGCACATCCTCCATGACAAATGCTTCCAAGGGACGTGTCAAGTCCAAGCGCAATGAG TTGCTGGAGGAGATGAGGGACGAGGTTTATTTGGAGAATCAGCTTTACTTTCAAGGTGTGCGCCAGCAAGAGCCAGAAGAACTGCAGGGCTTGGACCACATGGAGAGGATTACACATCATGAATTGGATGAGGAGCAAGaggatgtagatgtagatccAGATGAGGTTGAGGATGACTTCTATGAAGCCTTGCCATTGCTGGGTGCAGATGAAGCAGAGAAAGCTTCAGAACTGGAACTTCTGTCATGCGAAGAACCAAAGAAAGAAGAACCATTTGAAGAAACAACCCATGATGCCATTAAGGAAGAGCCAACAGAGCATTTGTTTCCCACTGAAACCACGACAAAAACATTGCAAACAGATGCCTCTACCGAGAGCAAACTGACAAATGAACTACCATCCGTCATAGATCCTTTTCTGCTGGTGATACGCTCCTCAGTCACAGAGACAGACTCAATTGTAGATCCAGAACCATCCGATCGATCTAGACCAGTGTCGCCACGGGAACTACGCGACACCTTGGAGGAGATCAAGCACAGCTTTCGGGCCCAACTGGAGtcagagctgcagctgtcaCCCTCTCCCTCCCCGTCGCTGCGTCCAAGGGCTGTGCATGGCAAGGGCCGAGCTCCGCCGCCTCCGCTGCCACCCAAGCGCCACTCGCTGAGTCCGCAGCCAGATGCCATTAGCCAGACATCGACGGGCAGTGTGGAGCAGCGCAAGTCAGGTATCGGCCAACTGTTCCAGAATATCAAAGCTAATGTGCTGCGTAACAAAGCTAAtcccagccagcaggcagccccGGACGAGCCGCTGGCGGGCAGAGAGACGGAGATCTAA
- the LOC117891292 gene encoding receptor expression-enhancing protein 1 isoform X8: protein MISSLISRLLILFFGTLYPAYASYKAVRTKNVKEYVKWMMYWIVFAFFTCIETFTDIFISWFPFYYEVKVVLVFWLLSPATKGSSTLYRKFVHPMLTRHEQEIDEYLTQAKERGYTAVLQLGSKGVKYATNVIMQTAVKGGGNLVQTIKRSYSLSDLSEPDMHRTQDELDEVMRSSMSSSVVMRTQPTATRLLRPRNHTPVGRSASGTRHSTGMYFTEVDVTAKNAGDFNYNIRSQDDISSGYSSAEPISGLSRTSSMTNASKGRVKSKRNEDKSMSASCTTLPRTSSRRTDKSQMVTGTSSSSQAKTRNKSEK from the exons ATGATCAGCAGCTTGATTTCGCGACTTCTCAT ATTGTTCTTCGGCACCCTGTACCCGGCCTATGCCTCATACAAGGCAGTGCGCACCAAGAACGTGAAGGAATAT GTAAAATGGATGATGTACTGGATtgtctttgcatttttcacatGCATTGAAACATTCACAGACATCTTTATATCCTGGTTTCCATTCTACTATGAAGTGAAAGTGGTCCTCGTGTTCTGGCTGCTGTCGCCAGCCACAAAGGGCAGCTCCACATTGTATCGCAAGTTTGTGCATCCCATGTTGACGCGCCACGAACAG GAAATCGACGAGTATTTGACTCAGGCCAAGGAGCGTGGCTATACGGCGGTGCTACAGCTGGGCTCCAAGGGAGTCAAATATGCCACAAATGTCATCATGCAGACGGCCGTAAAG GGCGGCGGCAATCTGGTGCAGACGATCAAGCGGAGCTACAGCCTCAGCGATCTGAGTGAGCCAGATATGCATCGCACCCAGGATGAGCTGGACGAGGTGATGAGATCGTCCATGTCCTCGTCGGTGGTGATGCGCACACAGCCAACTGCAACACGTCTCCTGCGGCCACGCAATCACACGCCCGTCGGCAGATCCGCCAGCGGCACGCGTCACTCCACCGGGATGTACTTCACCGAGGTCGATGTGACCGCCAAGAATGCGGGTGACTTCAA CTACAACATACGCAGCCAGGATGACATTAGCTCTGGCTACTCCAGTGCCGAGCCCATCAGTGGGCTCAGTCGCACATCCTCCATGACAAATGCTTCCAAGGGACGTGTCAAGTCCAAGCGCAATGAG GACAAATCCATGTCTGCTAGCTGCACCACCTTGCCCAggaccagcagccgcaggactGATAAATCTCAGATGGTAACGGGAACATCATCTTCTAGCCAGGCCAAGACGCGAAACAAGTCGGAGAAGTAG
- the LOC117891292 gene encoding receptor expression-enhancing protein 1 isoform X10 — translation MISSLISRLLILFFGTLYPAYASYKAVRTKNVKEYVKWMMYWIVFAFFTCIETFTDIFISWFPFYYEVKVVLVFWLLSPATKGSSTLYRKFVHPMLTRHEQEIDEYLTQAKERGYTAVLQLGSKGVKYATNVIMQTAVKTYAMTEMTVGRSLQNSQSAGDLSAVGRNQDMMDGLEDWLPRSSSLSGIESYIEPEPQRRGMVIEEIPEEEPVPDAGAARLRDPPARRVQSRRAAAAASRAAVKRVSRAPDLDAPVAATHGVRARRRLREPTPDVDVEND, via the exons ATGATCAGCAGCTTGATTTCGCGACTTCTCAT ATTGTTCTTCGGCACCCTGTACCCGGCCTATGCCTCATACAAGGCAGTGCGCACCAAGAACGTGAAGGAATAT GTAAAATGGATGATGTACTGGATtgtctttgcatttttcacatGCATTGAAACATTCACAGACATCTTTATATCCTGGTTTCCATTCTACTATGAAGTGAAAGTGGTCCTCGTGTTCTGGCTGCTGTCGCCAGCCACAAAGGGCAGCTCCACATTGTATCGCAAGTTTGTGCATCCCATGTTGACGCGCCACGAACAG GAAATCGACGAGTATTTGACTCAGGCCAAGGAGCGTGGCTATACGGCGGTGCTACAGCTGGGCTCCAAGGGAGTCAAATATGCCACAAATGTCATCATGCAGACGGCCGTAAAG ACCTATGCGATGACAGAAATGACAGTGGGTCGCAGCCTGCAAAACTCACAGTCGGCAGGCGATCTGTCTGCGGTCGGGAGGAATCAGGACATGATGGATGGCTTGGAGGATTGGCTGCCGCGCTCCAGTTCGTTGAGCGGCATCGAGAGCTATATTGAGCCCGAGCCACAGCGTCGCGGAATGGTGATTGAAGAGATACCTGAGGAGGAGCCGGTGCCAGATGCTGGAGCGGCCCGTCTACGTGACCCGCCAGCACGCCGAGTGCAGTCACGAcgtgccgccgctgctgcctccagAGCTGCCGTCAAACGTGTCAGCCGAGCCCCGGATCTGGATGCACCCGTTGCTGCCACTCATGGGGTGCGAGCGCGTCGCAGACTGCGCGAGCCCACACCCGACGTGGATGTGGAGAACGACTAA
- the LOC117891292 gene encoding uncharacterized protein LOC117891292 isoform X4 — MISSLISRLLILFFGTLYPAYASYKAVRTKNVKEYVKWMMYWIVFAFFTCIETFTDIFISWFPFYYEVKVVLVFWLLSPATKGSSTLYRKFVHPMLTRHEQEIDEYLTQAKERGYTAVLQLGSKGVKYATNVIMQTAVKGGGNLVQTIKRSYSLSDLSEPDMHRTQDELDEVMRSSMSSSVVMRTQPTATRLLRPRNHTPVGRSASGTRHSTGMYFTEVDVTAKNAGDFNYNIRSQDDISSGYSSAEPISGLSRTSSMTNASKGRVKSKRNEQLLEEMRDEVYLENQLYFQGVRQQEPEELQGLDHMERITHHELDEEQEDVDVDPDEVEDDFYEALPLLGADEAEKASELELLSCEEPKKEEPFEETTHDAIKEEPTEHLFPTETTTKTLQTDASTESKLTNELPSVIDPFLLVIRSSVTETDSIVDPEPSDRSRPVSPRELRDTLEEIKHSFRAQLESELQLSPSPSPSLRPRAVHGKGRAPPPPLPPKRHSLSPQPDAISQTSTGSVEQRKSGIGQLFQNIKANVLRNKANPSQQAAPDEPLAGRETEI; from the exons ATGATCAGCAGCTTGATTTCGCGACTTCTCAT ATTGTTCTTCGGCACCCTGTACCCGGCCTATGCCTCATACAAGGCAGTGCGCACCAAGAACGTGAAGGAATAT GTAAAATGGATGATGTACTGGATtgtctttgcatttttcacatGCATTGAAACATTCACAGACATCTTTATATCCTGGTTTCCATTCTACTATGAAGTGAAAGTGGTCCTCGTGTTCTGGCTGCTGTCGCCAGCCACAAAGGGCAGCTCCACATTGTATCGCAAGTTTGTGCATCCCATGTTGACGCGCCACGAACAG GAAATCGACGAGTATTTGACTCAGGCCAAGGAGCGTGGCTATACGGCGGTGCTACAGCTGGGCTCCAAGGGAGTCAAATATGCCACAAATGTCATCATGCAGACGGCCGTAAAG GGCGGCGGCAATCTGGTGCAGACGATCAAGCGGAGCTACAGCCTCAGCGATCTGAGTGAGCCAGATATGCATCGCACCCAGGATGAGCTGGACGAGGTGATGAGATCGTCCATGTCCTCGTCGGTGGTGATGCGCACACAGCCAACTGCAACACGTCTCCTGCGGCCACGCAATCACACGCCCGTCGGCAGATCCGCCAGCGGCACGCGTCACTCCACCGGGATGTACTTCACCGAGGTCGATGTGACCGCCAAGAATGCGGGTGACTTCAA CTACAACATACGCAGCCAGGATGACATTAGCTCTGGCTACTCCAGTGCCGAGCCCATCAGTGGGCTCAGTCGCACATCCTCCATGACAAATGCTTCCAAGGGACGTGTCAAGTCCAAGCGCAATGAG CAGTTGCTGGAGGAGATGAGGGACGAGGTTTATTTGGAGAATCAGCTTTACTTTCAAGGTGTGCGCCAGCAAGAGCCAGAAGAACTGCAGGGCTTGGACCACATGGAGAGGATTACACATCATGAATTGGATGAGGAGCAAGaggatgtagatgtagatccAGATGAGGTTGAGGATGACTTCTATGAAGCCTTGCCATTGCTGGGTGCAGATGAAGCAGAGAAAGCTTCAGAACTGGAACTTCTGTCATGCGAAGAACCAAAGAAAGAAGAACCATTTGAAGAAACAACCCATGATGCCATTAAGGAAGAGCCAACAGAGCATTTGTTTCCCACTGAAACCACGACAAAAACATTGCAAACAGATGCCTCTACCGAGAGCAAACTGACAAATGAACTACCATCCGTCATAGATCCTTTTCTGCTGGTGATACGCTCCTCAGTCACAGAGACAGACTCAATTGTAGATCCAGAACCATCCGATCGATCTAGACCAGTGTCGCCACGGGAACTACGCGACACCTTGGAGGAGATCAAGCACAGCTTTCGGGCCCAACTGGAGtcagagctgcagctgtcaCCCTCTCCCTCCCCGTCGCTGCGTCCAAGGGCTGTGCATGGCAAGGGCCGAGCTCCGCCGCCTCCGCTGCCACCCAAGCGCCACTCGCTGAGTCCGCAGCCAGATGCCATTAGCCAGACATCGACGGGCAGTGTGGAGCAGCGCAAGTCAGGTATCGGCCAACTGTTCCAGAATATCAAAGCTAATGTGCTGCGTAACAAAGCTAAtcccagccagcaggcagccccGGACGAGCCGCTGGCGGGCAGAGAGACGGAGATCTAA
- the LOC117891292 gene encoding uncharacterized protein LOC117891292 isoform X3, with translation MSRPFYQQEPLAQRPIFYQRPVNIKRLRHPAGGVYGRSYSLEEQEDLQQQQQQHHHQENVVPVYQKFIYANQRHSNQLPLYQLGDSLSSLDSDFVDDYTGPYIVEQPVSPPPAPKVVQNLNALGWLLDLLQHWPLPSLSFNTACICALIIIFLAPRTCAQSLLFPAFRLFFGTLYPAYASYKAVRTKNVKEYVKWMMYWIVFAFFTCIETFTDIFISWFPFYYEVKVVLVFWLLSPATKGSSTLYRKFVHPMLTRHEQEIDEYLTQAKERGYTAVLQLGSKGVKYATNVIMQTAVKGGGNLVQTIKRSYSLSDLSEPDMHRTQDELDEVMRSSMSSSVVMRTQPTATRLLRPRNHTPVGRSASGTRHSTGMYFTEVDVTAKNAGDFNYNIRSQDDISSGYSSAEPISGLSRTSSMTNASKGRVKSKRNEQLLEEMRDEVYLENQLYFQGVRQQEPEELQGLDHMERITHHELDEEQEDVDVDPDEVEDDFYEALPLLGADEAEKASELELLSCEEPKKEEPFEETTHDAIKEEPTEHLFPTETTTKTLQTDASTESKLTNELPSVIDPFLLVIRSSVTETDSIVDPEPSDRSRPVSPRELRDTLEEIKHSFRAQLESELQLSPSPSPSLRPRAVHGKGRAPPPPLPPKRHSLSPQPDAISQTSTGSVEQRKSGQIHVC, from the exons ATGAGCCGGCCATTCTATCAGCAGGAGCCGCTGGCGCAGAGGCCGATCTTCTATCAGCGGCCAGTTAATATTAAACGCCTCCGTCACCCGGCAGGAGGTGTCTACGGACGCAGCTACTCGCTGGAAGAGCAGGAAgacctgcaacagcagcagcaacagcaccaccaccaagaGAATGTTGTCCCCGTTTATCAAAAGTTCATTTATGCCAACCAGCGGCATTCGAATCAGCTGCCGCTGTACCAGCTAGGAGACTCCCTTAGCTCTCTGGACAGTGATTTCGTGGACGACTACACTGGTCCCTACATTGTCGAGCAGCCCGTGTCTCCGCCGCCCGCTCCCAAAGTTGTGCAGAATCTGAACGCACTGGGCTGGCTCCTAGATTTGCTGCAGCATTGGCCATTGCCTAGTCTATCCTTCAACACGGCGTGCATCTGTGCGCTCatcattatatttttagcgCCGCGGACTTGTGCACAAAGTTTATTGTTTCCCGCTTTCAGATTGTTCTTCGGCACCCTGTACCCGGCCTATGCCTCATACAAGGCAGTGCGCACCAAGAACGTGAAGGAATAT GTAAAATGGATGATGTACTGGATtgtctttgcatttttcacatGCATTGAAACATTCACAGACATCTTTATATCCTGGTTTCCATTCTACTATGAAGTGAAAGTGGTCCTCGTGTTCTGGCTGCTGTCGCCAGCCACAAAGGGCAGCTCCACATTGTATCGCAAGTTTGTGCATCCCATGTTGACGCGCCACGAACAG GAAATCGACGAGTATTTGACTCAGGCCAAGGAGCGTGGCTATACGGCGGTGCTACAGCTGGGCTCCAAGGGAGTCAAATATGCCACAAATGTCATCATGCAGACGGCCGTAAAG GGCGGCGGCAATCTGGTGCAGACGATCAAGCGGAGCTACAGCCTCAGCGATCTGAGTGAGCCAGATATGCATCGCACCCAGGATGAGCTGGACGAGGTGATGAGATCGTCCATGTCCTCGTCGGTGGTGATGCGCACACAGCCAACTGCAACACGTCTCCTGCGGCCACGCAATCACACGCCCGTCGGCAGATCCGCCAGCGGCACGCGTCACTCCACCGGGATGTACTTCACCGAGGTCGATGTGACCGCCAAGAATGCGGGTGACTTCAA CTACAACATACGCAGCCAGGATGACATTAGCTCTGGCTACTCCAGTGCCGAGCCCATCAGTGGGCTCAGTCGCACATCCTCCATGACAAATGCTTCCAAGGGACGTGTCAAGTCCAAGCGCAATGAG CAGTTGCTGGAGGAGATGAGGGACGAGGTTTATTTGGAGAATCAGCTTTACTTTCAAGGTGTGCGCCAGCAAGAGCCAGAAGAACTGCAGGGCTTGGACCACATGGAGAGGATTACACATCATGAATTGGATGAGGAGCAAGaggatgtagatgtagatccAGATGAGGTTGAGGATGACTTCTATGAAGCCTTGCCATTGCTGGGTGCAGATGAAGCAGAGAAAGCTTCAGAACTGGAACTTCTGTCATGCGAAGAACCAAAGAAAGAAGAACCATTTGAAGAAACAACCCATGATGCCATTAAGGAAGAGCCAACAGAGCATTTGTTTCCCACTGAAACCACGACAAAAACATTGCAAACAGATGCCTCTACCGAGAGCAAACTGACAAATGAACTACCATCCGTCATAGATCCTTTTCTGCTGGTGATACGCTCCTCAGTCACAGAGACAGACTCAATTGTAGATCCAGAACCATCCGATCGATCTAGACCAGTGTCGCCACGGGAACTACGCGACACCTTGGAGGAGATCAAGCACAGCTTTCGGGCCCAACTGGAGtcagagctgcagctgtcaCCCTCTCCCTCCCCGTCGCTGCGTCCAAGGGCTGTGCATGGCAAGGGCCGAGCTCCGCCGCCTCCGCTGCCACCCAAGCGCCACTCGCTGAGTCCGCAGCCAGATGCCATTAGCCAGACATCGACGGGCAGTGTGGAGCAGCGCAAGTCAG GACAAATCCATGTCTGCTAG